In Rhizoctonia solani chromosome 6, complete sequence, the sequence ATCCGAGCATATCTTCTTGTTCAGCGCAAGATCCttttaagcgcggatggttCTCTAGGAACAGCAGAAGTGGACAACCAAGGCGATGATGCAGATGTGAGCAAGCGGTTCCTGGCTGCGCAACCGCGAAACTTACATTTGGATTTTCCGGCCTTGTCGGGCTAGTTGCTCGGTCGCGTCCGACAGTTCTGTTTCTGCATGCCAATGCGGGGAATATGGGCCACCGCGTGCCTCTGGCTAAGGTGTTTTACTACAAAATGAGATGCAACGTTTTGATGCGTCCGAAAAGATGTTGGCCTTACACTTGTGTAGCTATGATTTAGCGAGGGCCAGCCATCGGGAAAAGGGGCTAAAGCTTGATGCACAGGTAGGTTATATTGGGCGCCCCAAACATTATGCAACCGATGACCTCGGCAGACAGCATTTGACTACATAGTCAATCATGCTATTTTGGGGAGGACTcgaatagtgagtcattaaaTCAAGAACATGAGAGCCGATTAAACTTCATCAGATCCTTTATGACAATCGATTGGTGGAGCTGTTTGCCTTTTACCTCGCCAATGCGAATGCCAAATCGGTGAGACATTTGATTATTCGTTGAGGCTGCAAGCTTCCTTTGACGATAAATTAAGATCGCTGCGCTAATTGTTGAAAATACATTTATGACGTTGCCCTCGCTGATTCCTACAGTTCTTCCCGTTGCTGCGCCGCTTGCATTCCTATGCCACGGCTCGAAGTCTCCCCAGAGCGTCCCGGTCTTGATGTTGAGTGGTACTCAGGAGAGGCTGCAAGCTTCCTTTCTGACGATAAATTAAGATCGCTGCGCTAATTGTTGAAAATACATTTATGACGTTGCCCTCGCTGATTCCTACAGTTCTTCCCGTTGCTGCGCCGCTTGCATTCCTATGCCACCAAGTTTGGGATAGTGCAAGCGCGGCTCGAAGTCTCCCCAGGAGCGTCCCGGTCTTGATGTTGAGTGGTACTCAGGACGAATTAGTCCCTCCTTCTCAAATGCGCGGTCTATTTGATATTTTACGGGGCGCTGAGGATGGGCCAAAGGAAGAGGAAACTGAAGAGGATAAGATTGTTTTGCAGGCCACGGATAGTAAACGTTTACTCGTATTTAAGAAGTTCTCCAATGGTCATAGTGAGTACTCGTGGTCACTAATTGATGGGAGACATCATCGCCGACACAACCTTTCTTTACACGCTAATCATGACTTACTGGAATTTATCACCGCATGGACTACACTAATTGCCGCATTTGCTCGGCTCTGGACTTGATCTCCAACTTCAACTTCAACTTCAACCCGGGaacccacctccaccaatatTCCCTACGATTCAACGCACGTGAACCCAGACGACACATGCATCCAACCCACCTATTGGGACACCGTTCATGAATTTTCAAACTTGCGATTGATCAATTGTAGCCTAGTCCATGTGCGCCAAATGTACACCTAGTCTTACTAGGGAATCATCCCTGAGTTCTCGGCTTGGAATGTAGATCCAGGTTCGGTGAGCGCCTCCCATCCGAATATGTAGTAATAGAATGTGGTATTTCAAAAACTGGATGGCTGGCCCGTGTTATACAAAGCCAAAGAAAATAAGCACGTCGGGCATGCTGGGTAAGCAAGGTAATGTTGCCCCGTCAAGAGGACCAGAGAGACCACTTGGTAAGTATTTTGTGTAAATGTTTCCTGCCAAGGATGCTGATGCATAATAGAAGGTGTTTCTAAGTTGCCGCATGTGAAATCTTAGCCCGAGCAAATTGGGCTAACGGTCGTAGCCACATGGGGTAGATATAGACAACCGCGAGGAGCTTATGTATGGGACTGCGGCATCTGAAGTAACCAGATACTCCGCGAGGATTGGATGAATGTGAAATCACAAGGTGAGCCGCCCGTCGTCGATGAACCAGCGCCACATATTAATTTGTATTCAAGCTGGGTCTATAGCCTTGGGCAATGGGAGATTGTGAGTGAGGATTGACTGAACAAGGTTAACCAGGAGCTGACTAAAATTGATGTCAAAGACTGGAGTCCAGGGCCGAGGTGATACCGACCTGATCCACTGGCGAGGCACGGGA encodes:
- a CDS encoding Fungal specific transcription factor domain; the encoded protein is MVQECIRVLRAASQTWETANSYASRLESLLAEQIWGESSDRQNANVYEATTSNYDDPVSQMFQEFIVPHDQTTEEIGAPETTVQSEYPLLQQLNQQPQWGVPFGSDFMMTSSPTTPVWLGSRRESIFRRDGGTSPGYWIVMPLGQFPESLAIENLLCNSNLPFHIKDRHLLAPIYDLARASHREKGLKLDAQTAFDYIVNHAILGRTRIILYDNRLVELFAFYLANANAKSIAALIVENTFMTLPSLIPTVLPVAAPLAFLCHGSKSPQSVPIAALIVENTFMTLPSLIPTVLPVAAPLAFLCHQVWDSASAARSLPRSVPVLMLSGTQDELVPPSQMRGLFDILRGAEDGPKEEETEEDKIVLQATDSKRLLVFKKFSNGHNTPRGLDECEITSWVYSLGQWEITGVQGRGDTDLIHWRGTGPGFGASRIRLALGDDEGPRV